A genomic window from Glycine soja cultivar W05 chromosome 10, ASM419377v2, whole genome shotgun sequence includes:
- the LOC114371140 gene encoding probable leucine-rich repeat receptor-like protein kinase At2g33170: MAGDIKEERALAKGYSVILLLLTLLVCSTEGLNTEGKILLELKKGLHDKSKVLENWRSTDETPCGWVGVNCTHDNINSNNNNNNNNSVVVSLNLSSMNLSGTLNAAGIEGLTNLTYLNLAYNKLSGNIPKEIGECLNLEYLNLNNNQFEGTIPAELGKLSALKSLNIFNNKLSGVLPDELGNLSSLVELVAFSNFLVGPLPKSIGNLKNLENFRAGANNITGNLPKEIGGCTSLIRLGLAQNQIGGEIPREIGMLAKLNELVLWGNQFSGPIPKEIGNCTNLENIALYGNNLVGPIPKEIGNLRSLRCLYLYRNKLNGTIPKEIGNLSKCLCIDFSENSLVGHIPSEFGKIRGLSLLFLFENHLTGGIPNEFSNLKNLSKLDLSINNLTGSIPFGFQYLPKMYQLQLFDNSLSGVIPQGLGLHSPLWVVDFSDNKLTGRIPPHLCRNSGLILLNLAANKLYGNIPAGILNCKSLAQLLLLENRLTGSFPSELCKLENLTAIDLNENRFSGTLPSDIGNCNKLQRLHIANNYFTLELPKEIGNLSQLVTFNVSSNLFTGRIPPEIFSCQRLQRLDLSQNNFSGSLPDEIGTLEHLEILKLSDNKLSGYIPAALGNLSHLNWLLMDGNYFFGEIPPQLGSLETLQIAMDLSYNNLSGRIPVQLGNLNMLEYLYLNNNHLDGEIPSTFEELSSLLGCNFSYNNLSGPIPSTKIFRSMAVSSFIGGNNGLCGAPLGDCSDPASRSDTRGKSFDSPHAKVVMIIAASVGGVSLIFILVILHFMRRPRESIDSFEGTEPPSPDSDIYFPPKEGFAFHDLVEATKGFHESYVIGKGACGTVYKAMMKSGKTIAVKKLASNREGNNIENSFRAEITTLGRIRHRNIVKLYGFCYQQGSNLLLYEYMERGSLGELLHGNASNLEWPIRFMIALGAAEGLAYLHHDCKPKIIHRDIKSNNILLDENFEAHVGDFGLAKVIDMPQSKSMSAVAGSYGYIAPEYAYTMKVTEKCDIYSYGVVLLELLTGRTPVQPLEQGGDLVTWVRNCIREHNNTLTPEMLDSHVDLEDQTTVNHMLTVLKLALLCTSVSPTKRPSMREVVLMLIESNEREGNLTLTQTYNDLPSKDGM; the protein is encoded by the exons ATGGCTGGGGATATCAAGGAGGAGAGAGCTTTGGCAAAAGGGTATTCTGTTATTTTACTGCTATTGACTTTACTTGTTTGTAGCACGGAGGGGTTGAACACTGAGGGAAAAATCCTCCTAGAGCTCAAGAAAGGACTTCATGATaaatccaaagttctggaaaaTTGGAGGTCTACTGATGAAACCCCATGTGGGTGGGTAGGTGTAAACTGCACTCatgataatattaatagtaataataataataacaacaacaactctGTGGTTGTATCTCTTAATTTGAGTTCAATGAATCTTTCTGGAACTCTAAATGCTGCTGGCATTGAGGGTCTGACCAATCTAACTTATCTCAATCTTGCTTACAATAAGCTGAGTGGAAATATCCCCAAGGAGATTGGTGAGTGCTTGaatttggaatatcttaatttgaACAATAATCAGTTTGAGGGGACAATTCCTGCTGAATTGGGTAAGCTGTCTGCTTTGAAAAGTTTGAATATTTTCAACAACAAACTCTCTGGTGTGCTTCCAGATGAACTTGGGAACTTGTCTTCATTGGTTGAGTTAGTGGCCTTTAGCAACTTTCTTGTTGGACCCTTACCTAAATCCATTGGAAATCTTAAGAATCTTGAAAATTTCAGAGCTGGGGCAAATAACATTACCGGTAACTTGCCAAAGGAAATTGGTGGATGTACAAGCTTAATACGTCTTGGTCTTGCTCAAAATCAGATAGGAGGGGAGATACCAAGGGAGATTGGGATGCTTGCTAAGTTGAATGAACTGGTTTTATGGGGAAACCAGTTTTCAGGACCTATTCCTAAAGAGATTGGGAATTGTACCAATCTTGAGAACATTGCTCTGTATGGGAATAATCTTGTTGGACCTATACCTAAGGAAATTGGGAACCTCAGATCATTGAGGTGTCTGTATCTTTACAGAAACAAGTTGAATGGAACCATTCCAAAGGAAATTGGAAATCTTTCTAAATGTTTATGCATTGATTTCTCAGAGAACTCTTTAGTAGGTCATATCCCTTCAGAGTTTGGCAAAATACGTGGTCTAAGTTTGCTCTTTCTCTTTGAGAACCATCTAACCGGTGGTATACCAAATGAGTTTAGTAACTTGAAGAACCTGTCAAAGCTGGACCTGTCAATAAATAATCTCACAGGTTCAATTCCATTTGGCTTCCAATATTTACCTAAAATGTATCAGTTGCAGCTCTTTGACAACTCCCTAAGTGGTGTTATTCCTCAGGGACTAGGACTTCATAGTCCTCTTTGGGTGGTTGATTTTTCTGACAACAAATTGACAGGAAGAATACCGCCTCATCTATGCCGAAATTCTGGCTTGATATTGTTGAATCTGGCAGCTAATAAGCTCTATGGAAATATACCAGCAGGGATACTAAACTGTAAATCATTGGCACAGTTGTTGTTACTTGAAAACAGGCTTACTGGCAGCTTCCCTTCTGAATTGTGTAAGCTGGAGAACTTGACTGCCATTGATTTGAATGAGAACAGGTTCAGTGGTACACTCCCTTCTGATATTGGGAACTGCAACAAATTGCAAAGGCTTCACATTGCCAACAATTACTTCACATTGGAGTTGCCTAAGGAAATTGGAAATCTCTCTCAATTGGTGACCTTCAATGTTTCATCAAATCTTTTCACTGGAAGAATCCCACCGGAAATTTTTTCTTGTCAAAGGCTACAGCGGCTTGATCTCAGCCAGAATAACTTTTCTGGTTCCTTGCCAGATGAGATTGGAACACTTGAGCATTTGGAAATTCTCAAGCTCTCAGACAATAAGCTGTCTGGATATATTCCTGCAGCACTAGGCAATCTGTCTCATTTGAACTGGTTGTTGATGGATGGCAATTATTTCTTTGGTGAAATACCTCCCCAATTGGGTTCTCTTGAAACTTTGCAAATTGCAATGGATCTCAGTTACAATAACCTTTCTGGAAGAATACCGGTTCAGCTTGGCAATCTCAACATGCTTGAATATCTCTATCTCAATAACAACCATTTGGATGGTGAAATTCCCAGCACATTTGAAGAGCTTTCAAGCTTGTTGGGGTGCAATTTCTCATACAACAACCTCTCTGGTCCTATTCCTTCCACAAAAATTTTCCGAAGTATGGCTGTAAGCAGCTTTATTGGTGGTAACAATGGCCTCTGTGGTGCACCTCTCGGCGACTGCAGTGATCCAGCTTCTCGCTCTGATACTCGTGGGAAAAGTTTTGATTCTCCTCATGCTAAAGTAGTCATGATCATTGCAGCTTCTGTTGGAGGTGTTTCactcattttcattttagttattttacattttatgaGACGTCCTCGGGAGTCAATTGATTCCTTTGAAGGCACTGAGCCTCCCTCCCCAGATTCAGATATCTATTTCCCTCCAAAGGAAGGTTTCGCTTTCCATGATCTAGTTGAAGCCACAAAAGGATTTCATGAAAGCTATGTTATTGGTAAGGGAGCATGTGGAACTGTTTATAAGGCCATGATGAAATCTGGTAAGACCATTGCAGTTAAGAAGTTAGCATCTAATAGGGAAGGGAACAACATTGAGAATAGTTTCAGGGCTGAAATAACTACTCTGGGAAGGATAAGGCATCGTAATATAGTGAAATTGTATGGCTTTTGCTATCAACAGGGTTCCAATCTCCTGCTTTATGAGTACATGGAAAGAGGTAGCTTAGGTGAACTATTACATGGTAATGCAAGTAATCTGGAGTGGCCAATTCGGTTCATGATTGCTCTTGGAGCTGCTGAGGGTCTTGCCTACTTGCATCATGACTGCAAACCCAAGATTATTCACCGCGATATAAAATCTAACAACATTCTTCTGGATGAAAATTTTGAGGCCCATGTTGGTGATTTTGGTTTGGCAAAAGTGATTGACATGCCTCAGTCAAAATCAATGTCTGCTGTTGCTGGATCTTATGGCTATATTGCTCCTG AATATGCATATACCATGAAGGTCACAGAAAAGTGTGACATTTACAGCTATGGTGTGGTGCTCTTGGAATTGCTAACTGGAAGAACACCAGTTCAGCCACTAGAGCAAGGAGGTGATCTTGTCACATGGGTGAGGAACTGTATCCGGGAGCACAACAACACATTGACACCAGAGATGCTAGACAGTCACGTTGATCTTGAAGACCAAACCACTGTGAATCACATGCTCACTGTTTTGAAGCTTGCTTTACTCTGCACAAGTGTCTCTCCTACCAAGAGGCCATCAATGCGCGAAGTCGTGTTGATGCTTATCGAGTCGAATGAGCGAGAAGGAAACTTAACACTCACTCAAACATACAATGATCTTCCTTCCAAAGATGGCAtgtga